A genome region from Nitrososphaerota archaeon includes the following:
- the cdhA gene encoding CO dehydrogenase/acetyl-CoA synthase complex subunit epsilon → MVTRINIKELESGGLKIKGLELTVGKFTEFDEWAEPMGPTPYPSLMDLREWDLRLLERYPPFYSPLSDFCEFCTYGKCDLTAGKRGACGIDMAGHMGKWVLLQTVMGTSAHTTHAHHLLNFLIKQYGPDQPINLGGEVEIEAPITRLITGIRPKKLSDLVDVVNYLEGQITHLLSATATGQEQNYLDYESKALHAGMLDILALEVADIAQISALGFPKGDAETPFIEVGMGVVEREKPVILCIGHNVAPGSEVIDYLNETGLYGKVEVAGVCCTASDLARFSSGAKIVGPISRQLRFIRMGIADVVIVDQECVRADVIEEATKVGSRVIATSDQLVGGLPNYTNIDDDIVVSRLVSGEELAVVIQDPVKVGRVAVKAARLIAPLRLNQKGYNRNEIVAKAAACSLCLSCTKNCPIGINVGLAVNTAKRGDQSLLLEVFDECLGCARCDAACPNDIPVLTVIDAASEDKIRNERFKIRAGRGPIKDTEIRNVGRPIVMGEIPGVVVFAGCANYPGGNYDLAKMADEFAKRRYIVVTSGCSALDIARYKDENGQTLYEKYPGAFDAGCIVNLGPCVSNAHAVGAVVKIASIFAKRNLRGNFEEIADYILNRIGAVAIAWGAQHQKAMSIATGANRFGIPVILGPQGVKYRRAYLGRSEDYERWLVYNAKDGRRVYVGPTPEHLLCVVETAEEAMVTAAKLVMRPNDTPKGRMIKLSNYVSLHRQFYGGLPEDLHLFVRDENDLPITMKDEILTLIKQKGWKPTEIPDPTLLSRMIFGGR, encoded by the coding sequence ATGGTAACTCGCATAAACATTAAGGAGCTAGAGTCAGGCGGTTTAAAAATCAAGGGACTTGAACTTACGGTAGGCAAGTTTACAGAGTTCGATGAATGGGCCGAACCAATGGGGCCAACCCCCTACCCTAGTTTAATGGATTTAAGAGAGTGGGATTTGAGGCTTCTTGAACGCTATCCCCCCTTCTACTCCCCCTTAAGTGACTTCTGTGAATTCTGCACCTACGGAAAGTGTGATCTTACTGCTGGAAAGAGAGGGGCCTGTGGGATAGATATGGCTGGGCACATGGGCAAATGGGTGCTTCTGCAGACCGTAATGGGTACTTCAGCACATACAACACACGCTCACCACCTTTTGAACTTTCTAATCAAGCAGTATGGTCCTGATCAACCTATAAACTTGGGCGGCGAGGTTGAAATCGAAGCACCCATCACAAGGTTAATAACAGGTATAAGACCGAAGAAGCTTTCAGATCTAGTGGATGTTGTGAACTACCTTGAGGGGCAGATAACCCACCTTCTATCAGCTACCGCAACTGGACAGGAGCAGAACTACCTAGATTACGAATCTAAAGCCTTACATGCTGGTATGCTTGATATCCTGGCGTTAGAAGTAGCGGATATAGCGCAGATATCAGCGCTCGGCTTCCCAAAAGGAGATGCTGAAACACCATTCATTGAGGTTGGTATGGGGGTTGTGGAGCGCGAGAAACCAGTAATACTATGCATAGGTCATAACGTTGCGCCTGGTAGTGAAGTTATAGATTATCTGAATGAGACTGGGCTTTATGGTAAGGTTGAGGTCGCTGGTGTATGCTGCACAGCATCGGATCTTGCACGCTTCTCTAGCGGTGCTAAGATCGTTGGACCAATCTCTAGGCAGCTTCGCTTCATAAGGATGGGTATAGCAGATGTTGTGATAGTGGATCAAGAGTGCGTTAGGGCTGATGTAATAGAGGAGGCGACGAAGGTTGGATCTAGGGTTATAGCGACTTCAGATCAGCTCGTAGGAGGCTTGCCTAACTACACAAATATCGATGACGATATCGTGGTTTCAAGACTAGTTTCAGGCGAAGAGCTAGCGGTTGTCATCCAAGACCCGGTCAAGGTTGGTAGAGTAGCGGTGAAAGCTGCAAGATTAATCGCCCCACTTAGGCTTAATCAAAAAGGGTACAATAGGAACGAGATAGTAGCCAAGGCCGCAGCTTGCTCACTTTGCCTAAGCTGCACAAAGAACTGCCCTATCGGGATAAATGTGGGCTTAGCTGTAAACACGGCTAAACGAGGTGACCAATCTTTACTCCTAGAAGTCTTCGACGAATGTCTAGGCTGTGCAAGATGCGACGCAGCCTGCCCCAATGACATACCTGTGCTTACTGTGATAGATGCTGCCTCAGAAGACAAGATCAGGAACGAAAGGTTCAAGATCAGGGCTGGAAGAGGACCAATAAAGGATACTGAGATCAGAAATGTTGGCAGACCAATAGTTATGGGCGAGATACCTGGGGTGGTAGTATTTGCCGGATGCGCAAACTATCCTGGCGGAAATTATGATCTTGCTAAGATGGCTGATGAATTCGCTAAGAGAAGGTATATCGTTGTTACCTCTGGCTGTTCTGCTTTAGATATAGCGCGTTACAAAGATGAAAATGGGCAGACCCTCTACGAAAAATATCCTGGAGCCTTTGACGCAGGGTGTATAGTCAACTTAGGTCCATGTGTGTCTAACGCCCATGCTGTAGGTGCTGTAGTGAAGATAGCGAGCATATTCGCTAAAAGAAACCTCAGAGGGAACTTTGAAGAGATAGCAGACTACATATTAAATAGAATCGGCGCCGTTGCTATCGCTTGGGGTGCTCAGCATCAAAAGGCTATGTCTATTGCTACTGGAGCCAACAGATTCGGGATACCCGTCATCTTAGGGCCACAAGGAGTCAAGTATAGAAGAGCCTATCTGGGGAGAAGTGAAGATTACGAGAGGTGGTTGGTGTATAACGCTAAGGACGGGAGAAGGGTCTATGTTGGACCTACCCCAGAGCACCTATTATGTGTAGTTGAAACGGCAGAGGAGGCCATGGTTACCGCTGCCAAGCTCGTCATGAGACCCAACGACACACCTAAAGGGCGGATGATCAAATTATCCAACTATGTCAGCCTGCATCGCCAATTTTATGGTGGCTTACCTGAAGATCTGCATCTATTTGTTAGGGATGAGAACGATCTGCCAATAACTATGAAGGATGAAATCTTAACTCTCATTAAGCAGAAAGGTTGGAAGCCAACAGAAATACCTGACCCCACTTTGCTCAGCAGAATGATTTTTGGAGGTAGGTAA
- the cdhB gene encoding CO dehydrogenase/acetyl-CoA synthase complex subunit epsilon — protein MSKAIAWDEAEIRGPKTAYTLTPENCGKMLRRAKRLLIIVGGNILDEEYVKVNMVNTIERIAKKLGATLAVSPSVFRAFQHYDGTKYMINVESVVERLLDPNWLGFDGRGKYDFILFVGGLYPFQSMMLASLKHFSPTLRTITIERYYHPNATFSLENLSFEKWCEGLEDLLKAVEA, from the coding sequence ATGTCTAAAGCTATAGCTTGGGATGAGGCTGAAATTAGGGGTCCTAAGACTGCTTACACCTTAACGCCTGAGAACTGCGGTAAGATGCTGCGTAGAGCAAAGAGACTTCTGATAATAGTTGGTGGGAACATATTGGATGAAGAGTACGTTAAAGTAAATATGGTCAACACCATAGAAAGGATCGCTAAGAAGTTGGGCGCAACTCTAGCGGTCTCTCCAAGTGTCTTCAGAGCCTTCCAACACTATGATGGCACAAAGTATATGATTAATGTGGAGAGCGTGGTGGAGAGGCTCTTGGATCCGAATTGGTTGGGGTTTGATGGCAGAGGCAAATATGACTTCATACTATTTGTTGGAGGGCTATACCCATTCCAAAGTATGATGTTAGCTTCATTGAAGCATTTCTCACCAACCCTTAGAACGATTACTATAGAGCGATACTACCACCCAAACGCAACGTTTTCACTAGAGAATCTTAGCTTCGAAAAATGGTGTGAGGGTTTAGAGGATCTGCTTAAGGCCGTAGAAGCTTAA
- a CDS encoding ABC transporter permease, protein MKRLQNLRAVFVLAYMFSILWIVRNLLSLIYLFFAPFTVLFLLYALVGSEVLPYALVGAYIMTIVQTGSGIIGDAAWHKLELKFQDMMVASPVSETAYLLAEALSELLYASPALIILSTLILQLKPSVFTLGTLLSITLLVWLLTSALGFFISTYVPNIRNAWQISLLVGLVLAVLPPVFYPIERVPESLLWLAYIPPTTHAALILRDSIGLTSTTNITYSWLILIAYTIAFLLLATYRAQWRER, encoded by the coding sequence ATGAAGAGGCTTCAGAACCTTAGAGCGGTCTTCGTATTAGCATACATGTTCAGTATACTCTGGATCGTAAGGAATCTGCTAAGCCTCATATACCTATTCTTCGCACCCTTCACAGTCCTCTTCTTACTCTACGCTTTAGTGGGTTCTGAGGTTCTGCCGTACGCCTTGGTCGGCGCCTACATTATGACCATCGTTCAAACAGGTTCTGGCATAATTGGTGATGCTGCGTGGCATAAACTTGAGCTTAAATTCCAAGACATGATGGTAGCATCTCCAGTTTCTGAAACGGCGTATCTGCTTGCTGAAGCCCTATCAGAACTCCTCTACGCTTCACCAGCACTCATCATACTATCAACCCTCATACTTCAGCTTAAACCAAGCGTTTTTACCCTCGGCACACTACTCTCCATTACACTACTAGTCTGGCTCTTAACATCAGCGCTCGGCTTCTTCATATCAACCTACGTACCCAACATAAGAAATGCGTGGCAGATCTCTCTGCTCGTAGGGCTCGTGTTAGCCGTGCTTCCACCAGTCTTCTACCCAATAGAGCGTGTACCAGAGTCTCTACTCTGGTTAGCGTACATACCACCAACCACACACGCAGCGTTGATACTAAGAGATTCCATCGGGCTTACCTCTACCACGAACATAACTTACAGCTGGCTTATCCTCATAGCATACACAATAGCATTTTTGCTCTTGGCGACCTATAGGGCTCAGTGGCGTGAAAGGTAG
- a CDS encoding ABC transporter ATP-binding protein, which produces MAGVFECTNLTKIYKGSEKRALDNVSFKMPSSGILTLLGRNGAGKTTLLRIATTQLLPTSGNVTVLDLDVVSEAKKVRERISVLPQEGRPFPPLTPWDHVYYTLLARGFGRFEAKARAKKVLEDLELVEYAAIPADKLSGGLRQRILLAMALSAYAELVFLDEPTLGLDAVNQRKIWSLIKDYCRKYGSVVLTTNSINEAEVLSDYIVVLNRGGVVAQGTVDELKAMVPYRFRVNVSEGFSKEELSSYGKVVEVGGKMRVLLDEASARELALDAVKRCVSASVSPTTLEDVFIDLVEEGAQDEEASEP; this is translated from the coding sequence TTGGCTGGGGTCTTCGAATGTACGAACCTTACTAAGATCTATAAGGGTAGTGAAAAGAGGGCGTTAGATAATGTATCATTTAAGATGCCTTCATCGGGCATCCTAACCCTGCTTGGCAGAAATGGTGCAGGGAAGACCACACTATTAAGAATCGCTACAACACAACTTCTACCCACAAGCGGAAACGTAACTGTTTTAGATCTTGATGTGGTCAGCGAAGCTAAGAAGGTTCGTGAACGCATAAGCGTCTTGCCACAAGAAGGCAGACCATTCCCACCTCTAACGCCGTGGGATCACGTCTACTACACCCTCTTAGCGCGTGGTTTCGGTAGGTTCGAGGCGAAGGCTAGAGCTAAGAAGGTGCTTGAAGATCTTGAATTGGTCGAGTATGCTGCTATACCAGCAGATAAGTTATCTGGTGGTTTAAGGCAGAGGATACTTTTGGCGATGGCTCTATCAGCATACGCTGAGCTGGTCTTCTTAGATGAGCCTACACTCGGCTTAGATGCGGTTAATCAAAGAAAGATCTGGTCTCTCATTAAAGACTACTGCAGAAAATATGGTTCTGTCGTGCTCACAACAAACTCTATCAACGAAGCAGAGGTGCTTTCAGATTACATCGTTGTGTTAAATCGTGGGGGTGTTGTAGCACAAGGTACGGTTGACGAATTGAAGGCTATGGTACCATATAGGTTCAGAGTGAATGTTTCAGAAGGCTTCTCTAAAGAAGAGCTCTCATCTTACGGTAAGGTTGTTGAAGTGGGTGGAAAGATGAGGGTACTCTTAGACGAGGCTAGTGCAAGAGAGTTGGCATTAGATGCTGTTAAGAGGTGTGTCTCAGCCTCGGTCTCCCCTACTACGCTCGAGGATGTCTTCATAGATCTGGTTGAGGAGGGCGCTCAAGATGAAGAGGCTTCAGAACCTTAG
- a CDS encoding GNAT family N-acetyltransferase: protein MLLDTNIVIRYASLADVKTLLKIEGECFEYPYDREVFEAMLRSRGCAILLAEVLGNPIGYVAFEKKGCFGTILSIGVAKKFRRRGVGTYLMAQALGMLKEAGVRRVVLQVSVKNLAAQRLYEKLGFRAEGLLRGYYRGEEDAILYSLEYGALSRQDA, encoded by the coding sequence TTGCTATTAGATACTAACATCGTTATCAGATACGCTTCTTTGGCTGATGTTAAAACTTTGCTGAAGATTGAGGGGGAGTGTTTTGAGTACCCGTATGATAGAGAGGTCTTTGAGGCGATGCTTAGAAGTAGAGGCTGCGCGATTCTGCTCGCTGAAGTGCTAGGCAACCCTATTGGGTACGTAGCCTTTGAGAAGAAAGGTTGCTTTGGCACTATACTTTCGATCGGTGTTGCTAAGAAGTTTAGGCGCAGAGGTGTTGGCACATACTTGATGGCACAAGCTCTGGGGATGCTGAAGGAAGCTGGTGTTCGGAGGGTAGTCCTCCAAGTGTCTGTTAAGAATTTGGCTGCTCAACGGTTATATGAAAAGCTCGGGTTTAGGGCAGAGGGGTTGCTTAGAGGGTACTATAGGGGGGAGGAGGACGCTATCCTTTATAGCCTAGAATATGGCGCGCTTAGCCGCCAAGATGCTTAA
- a CDS encoding GNAT family N-acetyltransferase translates to MNIRKVVLSDIESFVDLYVLSYKGLEEYAYTQRKDIEDYFKWLLKRDSEGFLIVEMNEPVAFVACDANWFSGVDGEIVGEIHELFVHPNYRRRGIGSTLVEKAVDYARRRNRRTMGLWVGVKNLSAKEFYREMGFIERLSLGKWTRMIKILEN, encoded by the coding sequence ATGAATATTAGAAAAGTAGTGCTGAGCGATATAGAATCTTTTGTCGATTTATATGTTCTATCTTATAAAGGACTGGAGGAATACGCTTACACGCAAAGAAAGGATATAGAGGACTATTTCAAATGGTTGTTGAAAAGGGATTCTGAAGGCTTCTTGATAGTCGAAATGAATGAACCTGTAGCGTTCGTAGCTTGCGACGCAAACTGGTTTAGCGGCGTTGATGGTGAAATTGTAGGAGAGATACACGAGCTGTTTGTGCATCCGAATTATAGAAGGAGAGGTATAGGAAGTACGCTTGTGGAAAAGGCGGTCGATTACGCTAGAAGAAGGAATAGAAGAACTATGGGTTTATGGGTTGGTGTAAAGAATCTTTCAGCAAAGGAATTTTATAGGGAAATGGGCTTCATCGAAAGGCTATCCTTAGGGAAATGGACGAGAATGATAAAGATATTGGAAAATTGA
- a CDS encoding O-acetyl-ADP-ribose deacetylase → MQYKVGRTSIKIVQGDITEQETEAIVNAANPSLMGGGGVDGAIHRKGGPSILEECKKIRATQYPDGLPTGKAVITTAGKLKAKYVIHTVGPIWRGGGEGEADLLAQAYRSCLELAASRGIKSIAFPSISTGAYAYPIAEASRVALKAIKEFLEVKPVFDEVVLVLFSKDALKVYEEAAAEIFGT, encoded by the coding sequence ATGCAGTATAAAGTTGGTAGAACATCTATTAAAATAGTTCAAGGAGACATAACGGAGCAGGAGACTGAAGCTATAGTCAACGCAGCCAACCCAAGCCTCATGGGTGGAGGAGGGGTTGATGGAGCCATACATAGAAAAGGTGGTCCAAGTATCTTAGAGGAGTGTAAGAAGATTAGAGCAACCCAGTATCCAGACGGGCTACCAACGGGTAAAGCGGTTATAACCACCGCAGGTAAACTGAAGGCTAAATACGTTATACACACCGTAGGTCCGATATGGCGAGGTGGGGGTGAGGGTGAAGCCGATCTATTAGCACAGGCTTATCGAAGCTGCTTAGAGTTGGCAGCTTCAAGAGGCATAAAGAGCATAGCCTTCCCATCTATTAGTACGGGTGCATACGCCTACCCGATCGCTGAAGCAAGCAGAGTCGCGTTAAAGGCGATTAAGGAGTTTCTAGAAGTGAAGCCCGTGTTTGACGAAGTGGTTCTTGTGCTCTTCAGCAAAGACGCGTTAAAGGTGTATGAGGAAGCAGCCGCAGAAATCTTCGGCACGTAG
- a CDS encoding DMT family transporter — translation MGAGILLLSYALNYYSFLALNAVRLPLIAVILIGFAYSRGYNPIKLDRRSLLVLTLAGILGLSIGNALFLLGITSMGVARAVPLSSISPILSTVVGSVFLRERVTLKVYLSAFIVVIGIIQITIG, via the coding sequence TTGGGCGCTGGCATACTTCTACTCAGCTACGCCCTAAACTACTACAGCTTTTTGGCTCTGAATGCTGTGAGACTCCCGCTTATAGCTGTTATACTCATCGGATTTGCCTACTCTAGAGGTTATAATCCCATTAAGCTGGATAGGCGCTCCCTCTTAGTCCTTACTCTAGCTGGTATTCTCGGTCTGAGCATTGGAAACGCTCTATTCCTACTCGGTATAACTAGTATGGGGGTGGCTAGAGCGGTCCCGCTTTCCTCAATCTCGCCCATCCTCTCCACCGTGGTAGGTAGTGTCTTTCTTCGTGAAAGGGTTACTCTAAAGGTTTACCTGAGCGCCTTTATTGTAGTTATTGGAATAATTCAGATCACGATAGGTTAG
- a CDS encoding DMT family transporter: MSMFIGVAASLGAALCWTATAALLKLGSSKYQPITANALRAAAGAVGSILLVLFAGEVNVFLNPDLRAFTIAFLAGLLGIVIGDTLYIYALKSVGVARAMPVANTYPLFSTLGAFLFLGEEITPQIIVGAILIILGLWLISPKGEGKSSFTAKNFFLTLSCAPIWALAYFYSATP, from the coding sequence ATGTCAATGTTCATAGGTGTAGCAGCCTCACTCGGTGCTGCTCTATGCTGGACAGCTACTGCAGCGTTACTAAAACTAGGCTCTTCCAAATACCAACCGATCACAGCCAATGCGCTCAGAGCGGCGGCGGGAGCAGTAGGCTCGATACTTCTAGTTCTGTTTGCAGGTGAAGTAAATGTTTTCTTAAACCCAGATTTGAGAGCCTTTACCATCGCTTTTTTGGCTGGATTACTTGGTATCGTAATTGGAGACACACTCTACATCTACGCCTTGAAGTCAGTGGGTGTAGCGAGGGCGATGCCAGTAGCGAATACTTATCCACTCTTCTCAACATTAGGCGCCTTCCTCTTCTTAGGTGAAGAAATAACCCCTCAAATAATAGTTGGTGCCATACTCATCATTCTAGGACTCTGGCTCATCAGCCCAAAGGGAGAAGGGAAAAGTAGCTTTACAGCGAAGAACTTCTTCCTCACACTCAGTTGCGCTCCCATTTGGGCGCTGGCATACTTCTACTCAGCTACGCCCTAA
- a CDS encoding TIGR04084 family radical SAM/SPASM domain-containing protein translates to MHLFVILTSFCNLKCLYCYGKCCEDIGSGFDFEVDYSVPDEISYSIDLLKSFCSKAKVGNLIFYGGEPLLRLDRMFEIMDNVEAEKFMVQTNGLLLDRIEPKYLKKLHTILVSIDGDEMLTDFYRGKGVYKRVIENVETIREKGFKGEVIARMTVSQQTDIESSVKHLLERSSTFDSVHWQLDAQFWRSDYNPEAYTRWIEESYGPGLLRLIHFWADQLTAGRVLRIYPFLGVIETLLKGGEAGLRCGSGWTQYTIQTDGTIVPCPSMVGFKAYYLGNIRDTDPSTLPKAVKLNPPCSGCDILSLCGGRCLYANITKLWGEEGFKIVCSTVRLLIDGLRCIKPLVEKALSDDVISLDDLAYTKFNSCEIIP, encoded by the coding sequence ATGCATCTGTTCGTCATCTTGACCTCATTCTGCAACCTGAAGTGCTTGTATTGTTACGGTAAGTGCTGCGAGGATATCGGAAGCGGCTTCGACTTTGAAGTCGACTACTCTGTTCCAGACGAAATATCTTACAGCATAGACCTATTGAAGTCGTTTTGCTCTAAAGCTAAGGTGGGCAACCTAATCTTCTATGGTGGCGAACCTCTACTTAGATTGGATAGGATGTTTGAGATAATGGATAATGTTGAAGCTGAAAAGTTTATGGTTCAGACAAACGGTCTTTTACTAGATAGAATAGAGCCGAAGTATCTGAAGAAGCTGCATACAATCTTAGTTTCAATAGACGGCGATGAGATGCTCACAGATTTCTATAGAGGGAAGGGGGTCTACAAAAGGGTTATTGAGAATGTGGAAACTATAAGAGAAAAGGGTTTCAAAGGCGAGGTCATAGCCCGAATGACTGTCAGCCAACAGACCGACATAGAATCTAGCGTAAAGCACCTCTTAGAGCGCAGCAGCACATTCGATTCAGTTCATTGGCAGTTAGATGCGCAGTTCTGGCGAAGCGACTATAACCCAGAAGCCTATACCAGATGGATAGAGGAAAGCTATGGGCCCGGTCTACTCAGGCTCATACACTTTTGGGCCGATCAGCTCACAGCTGGGCGTGTTTTACGCATCTACCCCTTCCTAGGCGTCATAGAGACTCTACTCAAAGGTGGTGAAGCTGGTTTAAGATGCGGCTCAGGCTGGACTCAGTACACTATCCAGACCGACGGCACTATAGTCCCGTGCCCAAGCATGGTGGGTTTTAAAGCATACTACCTCGGCAATATCAGAGATACCGATCCATCTACTTTACCCAAAGCCGTTAAGTTAAATCCACCCTGCAGCGGTTGCGATATACTCTCCCTCTGCGGGGGAAGATGCCTCTACGCTAACATAACGAAGCTCTGGGGTGAAGAGGGCTTTAAAATCGTCTGCAGCACAGTAAGGCTGCTAATAGACGGGTTAAGGTGCATTAAACCTTTGGTAGAAAAGGCGCTATCGGACGATGTAATAAGCTTAGATGATCTAGCGTATACCAAGTTTAACAGCTGCGAAATAATACCGTAA